From one Bradyrhizobium sp. Ash2021 genomic stretch:
- a CDS encoding DUF2312 domain-containing protein — MATSAAAVQDEPATKFAKDQLKAIIERIERLEEEKKTISDDIRDVYAEAKGNGFDVKALRTIVRLRKQDANERAEEETILETYMQALGML, encoded by the coding sequence ATGGCCACCTCTGCCGCCGCCGTTCAGGACGAACCCGCGACGAAGTTCGCAAAAGACCAGCTCAAGGCCATCATCGAGCGCATCGAGCGGCTGGAAGAAGAAAAGAAAACCATTTCGGACGATATCCGCGACGTCTATGCCGAAGCCAAGGGCAACGGCTTTGACGTCAAGGCGCTGCGCACCATCGTCCGCCTGCGCAAGCAGGACGCCAACGAGCGCGCCGAGGAGGAGACCATTTTGGAAACCTACATGCAGGCGCTCGGGATGCTGTGA
- a CDS encoding DUF1244 domain-containing protein, producing MTIDDKTRTELEAAVFRRLVEHLRSRTDVQNIDLMNLAGFCRNCLSNWMKEEADAKGTAMSKDESREAVYGMPYETWKSKFQGSASPAQLEAMKKAQSGH from the coding sequence ATGACGATTGACGACAAAACCAGAACGGAGCTTGAAGCCGCGGTTTTCCGGCGTCTGGTCGAGCATCTGCGCTCCCGTACCGACGTCCAGAACATCGATCTGATGAATTTGGCGGGATTCTGCCGCAACTGCCTGTCCAACTGGATGAAGGAAGAGGCCGACGCCAAGGGCACCGCCATGAGCAAGGACGAGAGCCGCGAGGCGGTCTACGGCATGCCCTATGAGACCTGGAAGTCGAAATTTCAGGGCAGCGCCAGCCCCGCGCAGCTCGAAGCGATGAAAAAGGCCCAGAGCGGGCACTGA
- a CDS encoding DUF1036 domain-containing protein produces MTAKDSLPSTPLSARLTAGLMPVLAFAVMCLWNSSAAADFRLCNNTASRVGIALGYKDAEGWTTEGWWNVSSRSCETLLRGTLIARYYYIYALDYDRGGEWSGQAFMCSRDKEFTIKGTENCLARGFDRTGFFEVDTGEQRAWTVQLTEANEQPAQRVPGIPGTVGPTGPGGLPQGLPNSPGGTPPGASGLPPAAAPGSKQ; encoded by the coding sequence ATGACTGCAAAAGATTCTCTGCCTTCCACCCCCCTTTCCGCTCGCCTGACCGCCGGCCTGATGCCGGTGCTGGCGTTTGCGGTGATGTGCCTGTGGAACAGTTCGGCGGCGGCTGATTTTCGTCTCTGCAACAACACCGCGAGCCGGGTCGGCATCGCGCTCGGCTACAAGGACGCGGAGGGCTGGACCACCGAGGGCTGGTGGAACGTGTCCTCGCGCAGCTGCGAGACGCTGCTGCGCGGCACGCTTATCGCACGGTACTATTATATTTACGCCCTCGACTACGACCGCGGCGGCGAATGGTCGGGGCAGGCCTTCATGTGCTCGCGTGACAAGGAATTCACCATCAAGGGCACCGAGAATTGCCTGGCGCGCGGTTTCGACCGCACCGGCTTCTTCGAGGTCGATACCGGCGAACAGCGGGCCTGGACCGTGCAACTGACCGAAGCCAATGAACAACCGGCGCAGCGGGTACCGGGAATTCCTGGCACCGTCGGCCCAACCGGGCCCGGCGGCCTTCCCCAGGGCCTGCCCAACTCGCCGGGCGGAACACCTCCGGGCGCGTCTGGTCTGCCACCAGCCGCAGCACCCGGAAGCAAGCAATGA
- the pyk gene encoding pyruvate kinase: MRRLRRIKILATLGPASSDSTMIRKLFEAGADMFRINMSHTPHDKMRELVKTIRNVESSYGRPIGILVDLQGPKLRLGSFADGAVQLHNGRSFVLDSDKTPGDETRVHLPHPEILAALRPGHALLLDDGKVRLIAEETSPERAVTRVVIGGKMSDRKGVSLPDTDLPVSAMTPKDRADLEAALVTGVDWIALSFVQRAEDVLEAKRMIRGRAAVMAKIEKPQAIDRLAEIIEAADALMVARGDLGVELPLERVPSLQKQMTRMARRAGKPVVVATQMLESMIQAPVPTRAEVSDVATAVYEGADAIMLSAESAAGKFPVEAVSTMNRIGEEVERDPTYRGVLNAQRAEPEPTVGDAIADAARQIAETLDLSAIICWTSSGSTALRVARERPKPPVVAITPNISTGRKLSAVWGVHCVVAEDAHDQDDMVNRAGSIAFRDGFAKAGQRVIIVAGVPLGIPGTTNMVRIASVGSGSDVDM; encoded by the coding sequence ATGAGACGTCTGCGTCGTATCAAGATCCTCGCGACCCTCGGCCCCGCCTCTTCCGACAGCACGATGATCCGCAAGCTGTTCGAAGCCGGCGCCGATATGTTCCGCATCAATATGAGCCACACCCCGCATGACAAGATGCGCGAACTGGTCAAGACCATCCGCAATGTCGAGAGCAGTTACGGCCGGCCGATCGGCATCCTGGTCGATCTGCAGGGCCCGAAGCTGCGGCTCGGGTCGTTCGCCGACGGCGCAGTCCAGCTCCATAACGGCCGGAGCTTTGTGCTCGATTCCGACAAGACGCCCGGCGACGAGACTCGCGTCCACCTTCCGCATCCGGAAATCCTGGCGGCGCTGCGGCCCGGCCATGCGCTGCTGCTCGACGACGGCAAGGTGCGGCTGATCGCGGAAGAGACCTCGCCCGAGCGCGCCGTGACGCGGGTGGTGATCGGCGGCAAGATGTCGGACCGCAAGGGCGTCAGCCTGCCCGACACCGACCTGCCGGTCTCGGCGATGACGCCCAAGGACCGCGCCGATCTGGAAGCCGCGCTGGTGACCGGCGTCGACTGGATCGCGTTGTCGTTCGTGCAGCGCGCCGAGGACGTCCTCGAGGCCAAGAGAATGATCCGCGGCCGCGCCGCCGTGATGGCCAAGATCGAAAAGCCGCAGGCGATCGACCGGCTTGCCGAAATCATCGAGGCGGCCGACGCGTTGATGGTGGCGCGCGGCGATCTCGGCGTCGAACTGCCGCTGGAGCGGGTACCGAGCCTGCAGAAGCAAATGACGCGGATGGCGCGCCGCGCCGGCAAGCCGGTGGTGGTGGCAACGCAGATGCTGGAATCGATGATCCAGGCTCCGGTGCCGACCCGCGCCGAAGTCTCGGACGTCGCCACCGCCGTCTATGAGGGCGCCGACGCCATCATGCTGTCGGCCGAGTCCGCTGCCGGCAAATTTCCGGTCGAGGCGGTCTCGACCATGAACCGCATCGGCGAGGAAGTGGAGCGCGATCCGACTTATCGCGGGGTGCTCAACGCGCAGCGCGCGGAGCCGGAGCCGACCGTCGGCGACGCCATCGCCGACGCCGCGCGGCAGATTGCCGAGACCCTCGACCTGTCCGCCATCATTTGCTGGACCAGTTCAGGATCGACCGCATTGCGGGTCGCGCGCGAGCGGCCGAAGCCGCCGGTCGTCGCCATCACGCCGAACATCTCGACGGGGCGCAAGCTGTCCGCGGTCTGGGGCGTGCATTGCGTGGTCGCGGAAGACGCGCACGACCAGGACGACATGGTCAACCGCGCCGGCTCAATCGCTTTCAGGGATGGTTTTGCCAAAGCCGGCCAGCGCGTGATCATCGTCGCCGGGGTGCCGCTCGGCATCCCCGGCACCACCAACATGGTGCGCATCGCCTCGGTCGGATCCGGCAGCGACGTGGATATGTGA
- a CDS encoding OsmC family protein, translating to MTTTSGSAKWKGGIRDGKGAISTKSGALQDYPYGFASRFEGKPGSNPEELIGAAHAACFTMALSLILGEAKLTAEHMETRADVTLEKVGEGFAITSVHLALTAKIPGADNAKFRELAGMAKAGCPVSKLLNTKITLDATLQA from the coding sequence ATGACGACGACATCCGGATCTGCAAAATGGAAGGGCGGCATCAGGGACGGCAAGGGCGCGATCTCGACCAAGAGCGGTGCGCTGCAGGACTATCCCTACGGTTTCGCCAGCCGCTTCGAGGGCAAGCCGGGCTCCAACCCGGAAGAACTGATCGGTGCGGCGCACGCCGCCTGCTTCACGATGGCGCTGTCGCTGATCCTGGGCGAGGCCAAGCTCACCGCCGAACACATGGAAACCAGGGCCGACGTCACGCTCGAAAAAGTCGGCGAGGGTTTTGCCATCACCTCGGTGCATCTCGCCTTGACCGCAAAGATTCCCGGCGCTGATAACGCCAAGTTCCGGGAACTGGCCGGTATGGCCAAGGCCGGTTGCCCGGTGTCGAAACTGCTGAACACGAAGATCACGCTCGACGCGACACTGCAGGCTTAG
- a CDS encoding helix-turn-helix domain-containing protein, which yields MVYRRTHQVVKRLAARRSAILAAARSAAADGGMVAVQIAPVAVRANVAAGTVYRYFPSKADLISELIAEVSRDELAAIRRAADAAPGPSSALAAAVTTVAVHVLSERKLAWGILAEPVDVDVTASRLASRREISGEIATRIDAAVRAGHLPAQDTALAATALLGALHESLVGPLAPDHTDDSAKLRDAVQTVTLLALRAVGVMDARARGLVVQAVLPAKALVGA from the coding sequence ATGGTGTACCGGCGAACCCATCAGGTGGTGAAGCGGCTGGCGGCGCGGCGGAGCGCCATTCTGGCAGCGGCACGGAGTGCCGCCGCCGACGGCGGCATGGTCGCGGTGCAGATCGCGCCGGTGGCGGTTCGCGCCAACGTCGCGGCCGGCACCGTCTATCGTTATTTCCCCTCCAAGGCCGACCTGATTTCGGAGCTGATCGCGGAAGTCTCGCGGGACGAACTGGCCGCGATCCGCCGCGCCGCGGATGCGGCGCCTGGCCCCTCGTCGGCGCTGGCCGCCGCCGTCACCACGGTCGCGGTGCATGTGCTGTCGGAGCGCAAGCTCGCCTGGGGCATTCTGGCCGAGCCGGTCGATGTCGATGTCACGGCTTCAAGGCTCGCCAGCCGCCGCGAAATATCCGGCGAGATCGCAACGCGGATCGATGCCGCGGTGCGCGCGGGCCATCTGCCGGCGCAGGACACCGCGCTTGCTGCCACCGCCCTGCTCGGTGCACTGCATGAATCGCTGGTCGGACCGCTGGCGCCGGACCATACCGACGATTCCGCGAAACTGCGCGACGCGGTCCAGACCGTGACGCTGTTGGCGCTGCGCGCGGTCGGCGTGATGGACGCCCGCGCCCGCGGCCTCGTGGTGCAGGCGGTGCTGCCGGCGAAGGCGCTGGTCGGGGCCTAA
- a CDS encoding DUF2867 domain-containing protein encodes MQVIECDLPPSSVLNQDPIRNAYFRDSYRAPLTHSELGIIDIFFALFGHTPLWMKTLLIVRNAVAKTFGLEAPSVGEIMSPIIRSDYSVGEKIGPWPIFFIADNEIVAGRNNKHLDFRLSVLKAKDGDAASVVVSTICTVHNIFGKIYLFFIVPFHRTGVRSLMSSAVAAGRL; translated from the coding sequence ATGCAGGTGATCGAATGCGATCTTCCGCCCAGCAGCGTGCTGAACCAGGATCCAATCCGAAATGCCTATTTTCGTGATTCCTATCGCGCGCCACTGACACATTCAGAACTCGGAATTATCGACATCTTCTTTGCGCTGTTCGGCCATACGCCCCTCTGGATGAAGACGCTGCTGATAGTCCGCAACGCGGTAGCGAAGACCTTCGGTCTGGAAGCCCCGAGCGTCGGCGAAATCATGAGCCCCATCATCAGAAGCGACTACTCCGTGGGCGAAAAAATCGGGCCTTGGCCGATTTTCTTTATTGCCGACAATGAAATTGTCGCGGGGAGAAATAACAAGCATCTCGATTTCAGATTGTCGGTGCTGAAGGCCAAGGACGGTGATGCGGCCAGCGTCGTCGTCTCCACGATCTGTACCGTGCACAACATCTTTGGGAAAATCTATTTGTTCTTTATCGTTCCCTTCCATCGGACTGGCGTTCGGTCGCTGATGTCGAGCGCCGTCGCGGCGGGGCGGTTGTGA
- a CDS encoding DUF3052 domain-containing protein produces MAGYSGKPIVQKLGIKPGFRIFVGHAPAGYSDIVGKLPDDVTVAVRLKPPLDMVHVFATQAAGLAGKLGSYRAAIEPDGMIWVSWPKKASGVATDLTDVVVRNTALPLGLVDIKVCAIDDLWSGLKFVIPKDQRTGRPK; encoded by the coding sequence ATGGCCGGCTATTCCGGCAAACCGATTGTGCAAAAGCTCGGCATCAAGCCGGGCTTTCGCATTTTTGTAGGCCACGCGCCCGCGGGCTACAGCGATATCGTCGGTAAATTGCCCGATGACGTGACGGTGGCCGTCAGGCTGAAGCCGCCGCTTGATATGGTGCATGTGTTCGCCACGCAAGCTGCAGGGCTCGCCGGCAAGCTGGGCAGCTATCGTGCCGCGATCGAGCCGGATGGCATGATCTGGGTGTCATGGCCGAAGAAGGCTTCCGGCGTTGCGACCGATCTGACGGATGTCGTGGTGCGGAACACGGCGCTTCCGCTCGGCCTCGTCGACATCAAGGTCTGCGCGATCGATGACCTCTGGTCGGGATTGAAGTTCGTGATTCCGAAGGACCAGCGGACCGGGCGACCGAAATAG
- the ftsH gene encoding ATP-dependent zinc metalloprotease FtsH, giving the protein MNANLRNFALWVIIVLLLLALFTLFQNPGQRASSQDISFSQLLSEVDQNHVRDVVIQGPEIHGTFTNGSSFQTYAPNDPTLVSRLYNGKVTITAKPPGDNVPWFVSLLVSWLPFIALIGVWIFLSRQMQGGAGKAMGFGKSRAKMLTEAHGRVTFEDVAGVDEAKQDLQEIVEFLRDPGKFQRLGGRIPRGVLLVGPPGTGKTLIARAVAGEANVPFFTISGSDFVEMFVGVGASRVRDMFEQAKKNAPCIIFIDEIDAVGRHRGAGLGGGNDEREQTLNQLLVEMDGFEANEGVILIAATNRPDVLDPALLRPGRFDRQVVVPNPDVVGREQILKVHVRKVPLAPDINLKTIARGTPGFSGADLMNLVNEAALTAARRNKRMVTQAEFEEAKDKVMMGAERKSLVMTEEEKLLTAYHEGGHAIVGLNVVATDPIHKATIIPRGRALGMVMQLPERDKLSMSLEQMTSRLAIMMGGRVAEELIFGREKVTSGASSDIEQATRLARMMVTRWGLSEALGTVSYGENQDEVFLGMSVSRTQNASEATVQKIDTEIRRFVENGYNEATRILTEKRADLEALAKGLLEFETLSGDEIQDLLKGKKPNRESVLEPTTPRASAVPPAGKSRPRPDPDAGLEPQPQA; this is encoded by the coding sequence ATGAACGCCAATCTGCGGAATTTCGCCCTCTGGGTCATTATCGTCTTGCTGCTGTTGGCGCTGTTTACGCTTTTCCAGAATCCGGGTCAGCGCGCGTCCTCGCAGGACATCTCATTTTCGCAGTTGTTGAGCGAAGTCGACCAGAATCACGTTCGCGACGTCGTGATCCAGGGGCCGGAGATCCACGGCACCTTCACCAACGGCTCCAGTTTCCAGACCTATGCGCCGAACGACCCGACGCTGGTCTCGCGCCTGTACAACGGCAAGGTCACGATCACCGCGAAGCCGCCCGGCGACAACGTGCCGTGGTTCGTGTCGCTGCTGGTCTCATGGCTGCCGTTCATCGCGCTGATCGGCGTCTGGATCTTCCTGTCGCGGCAGATGCAGGGCGGCGCCGGCAAGGCGATGGGCTTTGGCAAGTCGCGCGCCAAGATGCTGACCGAAGCGCATGGCCGCGTCACGTTTGAGGACGTCGCCGGCGTCGACGAGGCCAAGCAGGACCTGCAGGAGATCGTCGAATTCCTGCGCGACCCCGGCAAATTCCAGCGCCTCGGCGGCCGGATTCCGCGCGGCGTGCTTTTGGTCGGCCCTCCCGGCACCGGCAAGACGCTGATCGCGCGTGCGGTCGCGGGCGAAGCCAATGTGCCGTTCTTCACGATCTCGGGCTCTGACTTCGTCGAAATGTTCGTCGGCGTCGGCGCAAGCCGCGTCCGCGACATGTTCGAGCAGGCGAAAAAGAACGCGCCCTGCATCATCTTCATCGACGAAATCGACGCGGTCGGCCGGCATCGTGGTGCAGGTTTGGGCGGCGGCAATGACGAGCGCGAACAGACGCTCAACCAGTTGCTGGTCGAGATGGACGGCTTTGAGGCCAATGAGGGCGTGATCCTGATCGCGGCGACCAACCGTCCCGACGTGCTCGATCCCGCGCTGCTGCGTCCGGGCCGTTTCGACCGCCAGGTGGTGGTGCCCAATCCCGACGTCGTCGGCCGCGAGCAGATCCTCAAGGTTCACGTCCGCAAGGTGCCGCTGGCGCCGGATATCAACCTGAAAACCATCGCGCGCGGTACGCCCGGCTTCTCCGGTGCGGACTTGATGAACCTCGTGAATGAAGCCGCCCTGACCGCCGCCCGCCGCAACAAGCGCATGGTGACCCAGGCCGAATTCGAGGAAGCCAAAGACAAGGTGATGATGGGCGCCGAGCGCAAATCGCTGGTCATGACCGAGGAAGAGAAATTGCTGACGGCCTATCACGAGGGTGGCCACGCCATCGTCGGTCTCAACGTCGTCGCGACCGATCCGATCCACAAGGCGACGATCATTCCGCGCGGCCGCGCGCTCGGCATGGTGATGCAATTGCCGGAGCGCGACAAACTGTCGATGTCGCTGGAGCAGATGACCTCGCGCCTGGCCATCATGATGGGCGGCCGTGTCGCGGAAGAATTGATCTTCGGCCGCGAAAAGGTCACCTCCGGGGCCTCGTCCGACATCGAGCAGGCCACAAGGCTGGCGCGCATGATGGTGACGCGCTGGGGCCTCTCCGAGGCGCTCGGCACCGTGTCCTATGGCGAAAACCAGGACGAGGTTTTCCTGGGCATGTCGGTGTCGCGCACCCAGAACGCATCGGAGGCGACGGTTCAGAAGATCGACACCGAGATCCGGCGTTTTGTCGAAAACGGCTACAACGAAGCGACGCGTATTCTCACCGAGAAGCGTGCCGATCTCGAAGCTCTGGCAAAAGGCCTGCTCGAATTCGAGACGCTCTCCGGCGACGAGATTCAGGATCTGCTCAAGGGCAAGAAGCCGAACCGAGAGTCGGTGCTCGAGCCGACCACGCCGCGCGCCTCGGCGGTGCCGCCGGCCGGCAAGTCGCGCCCGCGTCCCGATCCGGACGCTGGACTGGAGCCGCAACCGCAGGCTTAA
- the tilS gene encoding tRNA lysidine(34) synthetase TilS → MPDDDHFPVSAQDAKNLFADWKAAPAIVLAISGGPDSVALMWLAARWRRALTRGPRLIAVTVDHGLRAEAAREARDVKRLAKSLDLPHQTLRWTGAKPKTGLPAAARAARYRLLAQAARKHGATHILTAHTRDDQAETLLMRMLRGSGIAGLAAMARESERDGVRLARPLLDISKSRLIATLNKAKIGFADDPTNRDTGFTRPRLRAIMPVLAEEGGDARNLARLAARLARANAAVEVLADGAERYLQLRDRGASRAGVDTNSFDANAFAAIPEEIRLRLLKRAIDRVGHEGPAELGKVETLLAALDRAVADGRPRLKQTLAGAVVGVIGGRIRVEPAPPRRRRMAP, encoded by the coding sequence ATGCCTGACGACGACCATTTCCCGGTTTCGGCCCAGGACGCGAAAAATCTGTTCGCGGACTGGAAAGCCGCGCCTGCCATCGTGCTCGCGATTTCCGGTGGTCCGGATTCCGTCGCGTTGATGTGGCTCGCGGCACGCTGGCGCCGTGCGTTGACGCGCGGCCCGCGGCTGATCGCGGTTACCGTCGATCACGGCTTGCGCGCGGAGGCCGCGCGCGAAGCCCGTGACGTCAAGCGGCTGGCGAAGTCGCTCGATCTGCCGCACCAGACCCTGCGCTGGACCGGCGCCAAGCCAAAGACCGGATTGCCGGCCGCGGCCCGCGCCGCGCGATACCGCCTGCTGGCGCAAGCCGCGCGCAAGCACGGCGCGACGCATATCCTCACCGCACATACCCGCGACGACCAGGCCGAGACGCTGTTGATGCGGATGCTGCGCGGCAGCGGCATCGCGGGGCTGGCGGCGATGGCGCGCGAGAGCGAGCGCGACGGCGTGCGGCTCGCGCGACCGCTGCTGGATATTTCGAAATCACGGCTTATCGCGACGCTGAACAAGGCCAAAATCGGTTTTGCCGACGATCCGACCAACCGTGACACCGGCTTCACCCGGCCGCGGTTGCGCGCGATCATGCCCGTTCTCGCCGAGGAGGGCGGCGATGCCAGGAATCTCGCGCGGCTGGCGGCGCGGCTGGCGCGCGCGAATGCCGCCGTGGAAGTGCTGGCCGATGGCGCCGAGCGTTATCTCCAGCTCCGGGATCGTGGCGCCTCGCGCGCCGGAGTCGACACCAATAGCTTCGACGCAAACGCCTTTGCCGCGATCCCTGAAGAAATCCGGCTGCGGCTGTTGAAGCGTGCGATTGATCGTGTCGGTCATGAGGGGCCGGCCGAACTCGGCAAGGTCGAGACCTTGCTGGCGGCACTGGACCGGGCGGTAGCGGACGGCCGACCGAGGCTGAAACAGACCCTCGCCGGCGCGGTCGTCGGCGTCATCGGCGGTCGAATCCGGGTCGAACCGGCGCCGCCTCGCCGCCGCCGGATGGCCCCTTGA
- the ybgF gene encoding tol-pal system protein YbgF produces the protein MSSRFLKSSGVAAIVVMLALSSQAFAQSDDADAEMRIERLENQLRQLTGQNEELQYRNRQLEERLRQLGGAPVAPGGQPPVAQPGVAALPPVAQPNPAYRQPQAQPGYGQPQPGYGQPQGGYDQQPQIAAPAPIIQEPPAPQAPGRRRGDAFDPNQNPNAPGAPRALGGGQLPIANDAGVGAPGGRGPGEPLDLGNTSPAGAGAPPPRAPGASAALTTLPPSATPKDEFDLGIGYMQRKDYALAEETMKNFAQKYPTDPLIADSQYWLGESYFQRQQYRDAAETFLGVTTKFDKSAKAADALLRLGQSLAALKEKEAACAAFGEVTRKYPRASAGVKAAVDREQKRVKC, from the coding sequence ATGTCATCCAGGTTTCTTAAGTCTTCGGGCGTCGCGGCGATCGTCGTGATGCTGGCTTTGTCTTCCCAGGCTTTCGCGCAATCCGACGATGCCGATGCGGAGATGCGGATCGAGCGGTTGGAAAACCAGCTCCGGCAACTGACCGGCCAGAACGAGGAGCTGCAATACCGCAACCGGCAGCTCGAAGAGCGGCTGCGGCAGCTCGGCGGCGCGCCGGTGGCGCCCGGTGGCCAGCCCCCCGTCGCCCAGCCCGGCGTCGCCGCATTGCCGCCCGTGGCGCAGCCCAATCCGGCCTACCGGCAACCGCAGGCCCAGCCCGGTTACGGGCAACCTCAGCCGGGCTACGGCCAACCTCAGGGGGGCTATGACCAGCAGCCGCAGATCGCAGCCCCGGCGCCGATCATTCAGGAGCCGCCGGCGCCGCAGGCCCCGGGCCGCCGCCGCGGGGACGCCTTCGACCCCAACCAGAATCCGAATGCGCCCGGCGCGCCGCGCGCGCTTGGCGGCGGTCAGCTGCCGATCGCCAACGATGCCGGGGTCGGCGCTCCCGGCGGCCGCGGGCCGGGCGAGCCGCTCGACCTTGGCAACACCAGCCCGGCCGGCGCCGGCGCTCCGCCGCCGCGCGCTCCAGGTGCCAGCGCCGCGCTGACCACGCTGCCGCCCTCGGCGACGCCGAAGGACGAGTTCGATCTCGGCATCGGCTACATGCAGCGCAAGGACTATGCGCTGGCCGAAGAGACCATGAAGAATTTTGCGCAGAAATATCCGACCGATCCCTTGATCGCGGATTCGCAATACTGGCTCGGCGAGAGCTATTTCCAGCGCCAGCAATATCGTGACGCGGCCGAAACCTTTCTTGGCGTGACCACCAAATTCGACAAATCCGCCAAGGCGGCCGATGCACTATTGCGGCTCGGCCAGTCGCTGGCGGCGCTGAAGGAAAAGGAAGCCGCCTGTGCCGCGTTCGGCGAAGTGACGCGGAAATATCCGCGCGCCTCGGCTGGCGTCAAAGCCGCCGTTGACCGTGAGCAAAAGCGGGTTAAGTGCTAG
- the pal gene encoding peptidoglycan-associated lipoprotein Pal, producing the protein MKYQMRILQGLKLAAVLAVALSMGACARSNLGAEGAMASAATPGSQQDFVVNVGDRVFFESDQTDLSPQAIATLEKQAQWLQTYNRYAFTIEGHADERGTREYNIALGARRAQSVKTYLTSRGIDPSRMRTISYGKERPVAVCNDISCWSQNRRAVTVLNASS; encoded by the coding sequence ATGAAATATCAGATGCGTATCCTCCAGGGATTGAAGCTGGCCGCGGTGCTTGCGGTGGCGCTGTCGATGGGCGCCTGCGCCAGGAGTAACCTCGGCGCCGAAGGCGCGATGGCCAGTGCGGCGACCCCGGGCAGCCAGCAGGACTTCGTGGTCAATGTCGGCGACCGCGTGTTCTTCGAGAGCGACCAGACCGATCTGAGCCCGCAGGCGATCGCGACCCTGGAAAAGCAGGCGCAGTGGCTGCAGACCTATAACCGCTATGCCTTCACCATCGAGGGCCATGCGGACGAGCGCGGCACCCGCGAATATAATATCGCGCTGGGCGCGCGGCGCGCCCAGTCCGTGAAGACCTATCTCACCTCGCGCGGGATCGATCCGAGCCGGATGCGCACGATCTCCTACGGCAAGGAGCGCCCGGTCGCGGTGTGTAACGATATCTCCTGCTGGTCGCAGAACCGCCGCGCCGTCACGGTGCTGAATGCCAGTTCCTGA
- a CDS encoding DUF1109 domain-containing protein: protein MKTDDLVALLSTNPEPVDRSSVVRTLFVALAAGTIVAVGVVLVGLGVRSDFMTARAFIFLAVKLCFAVGVVGLALVYLTRLARPGGERAAPSFLVAMPFLVIVSLAAISLGFAPSSHWSKMIVGDEWLECVLSVPIIAIVPFAIAIWAVRRAAPTDLSRTGAFAGLIAGGVSAMAYALHCTDDSLPFVAVWYGGTIVLCALAGAALGPRLLRW from the coding sequence ATGAAGACGGATGATCTGGTAGCCCTTCTGAGTACGAACCCGGAGCCGGTCGACCGCAGCTCGGTCGTTCGCACGCTCTTTGTCGCGCTTGCGGCCGGAACAATCGTGGCGGTAGGCGTCGTGCTCGTCGGATTGGGTGTTCGCTCTGATTTCATGACGGCCCGCGCATTCATTTTTTTAGCCGTGAAGCTCTGCTTTGCGGTCGGGGTCGTGGGGCTCGCGCTGGTCTACCTAACGAGGCTGGCACGCCCCGGTGGGGAACGTGCGGCCCCATCTTTCCTGGTCGCTATGCCGTTCCTGGTCATCGTATCTCTTGCGGCAATCAGCCTTGGGTTCGCGCCCAGCTCACATTGGAGCAAGATGATTGTCGGGGACGAATGGCTTGAATGTGTCCTCTCGGTTCCGATCATCGCAATTGTGCCCTTCGCTATCGCGATCTGGGCCGTGCGAAGAGCTGCGCCTACAGATCTTTCTCGCACAGGTGCTTTCGCCGGTCTTATTGCAGGCGGCGTGAGCGCAATGGCTTATGCGCTTCACTGCACCGACGATTCATTGCCGTTCGTCGCGGTCTGGTACGGCGGCACGATTGTGCTGTGCGCGTTGGCAGGCGCTGCATTGGGGCCGCGGCTATTGCGTTGGTGA
- a CDS encoding sigma-70 family RNA polymerase sigma factor has translation MEILFCCGASHRALLGRLSGRLRAYYKGKLTGIGRGASEAEDLVQEAVLAIHIKRHTYDPAEPLTPWVHAIARYKLIDFLRRTRASISDVPIDEADTIMAHDDNVDAESTYDVKRLMERLPKNMRCAIEAVKLDGQSIAEAAEKCGISESGVKVNIHRGLKTLAALIAREIRT, from the coding sequence ATAGAGATCCTGTTTTGCTGCGGCGCATCGCATCGCGCGTTGCTTGGGCGTTTGAGTGGCCGTCTGCGCGCCTATTACAAGGGCAAGCTCACGGGGATTGGCAGAGGTGCATCGGAGGCCGAGGATCTGGTTCAGGAAGCGGTCTTGGCCATCCACATCAAGCGACATACTTACGATCCAGCGGAGCCGCTGACGCCGTGGGTGCACGCGATCGCGCGCTACAAGTTGATCGATTTCCTGCGCCGAACCCGCGCGTCGATTTCCGATGTACCTATCGACGAGGCCGACACGATCATGGCGCACGACGACAATGTCGATGCTGAGAGTACATACGACGTCAAGAGGCTTATGGAGCGGCTGCCGAAAAACATGCGATGTGCGATCGAGGCTGTAAAACTCGACGGACAGAGCATAGCTGAAGCAGCGGAGAAGTGCGGCATTTCTGAATCCGGCGTAAAAGTGAACATTCACCGCGGGCTTAAAACGCTGGCTGCTTTGATTGCCCGGGAAATACGAACATGA